In Candidatus Neomarinimicrobiota bacterium, a single window of DNA contains:
- a CDS encoding cation transporter, whose amino-acid sequence MTDCCTDTACEINKFQARQSKMLKVVLSINLGMFLLEFVAGLMAASTALLADSLDMLGDALVYGFSLYVVSRNDTWKAVSAVIKSGIMALFGLFVLGQAAYKFLTPITPQFETVGLIGLIALTANAVCLSLLWHHRAEDVNMRSVWLCSRNDIIANTSVLLAALGVWLTNSQWPDLLVGLGIAVLFLRSAFHVFQDAAATYAAHNKSLNKISGPRRSYPSS is encoded by the coding sequence ATGACAGACTGTTGTACTGACACCGCATGTGAGATCAATAAGTTTCAGGCACGGCAGTCCAAGATGTTAAAGGTAGTACTCTCCATCAATCTTGGAATGTTTCTGCTCGAGTTCGTGGCGGGGCTCATGGCCGCCTCGACAGCGCTGCTTGCAGATTCCTTGGATATGCTCGGCGATGCTTTGGTATATGGGTTTAGCTTGTACGTCGTCTCTCGCAACGACACGTGGAAGGCAGTGTCAGCCGTAATCAAGAGCGGGATCATGGCTCTATTTGGACTGTTTGTGCTCGGCCAAGCTGCCTACAAGTTTCTTACCCCAATAACTCCGCAGTTCGAAACGGTTGGTTTGATTGGACTGATAGCCCTAACGGCAAATGCGGTCTGTCTTTCACTGCTGTGGCATCACCGCGCAGAAGATGTAAATATGCGTTCTGTCTGGCTCTGCTCACGCAACGACATCATAGCCAATACTTCCGTTTTGCTTGCTGCGCTGGGTGTGTGGCTCACCAATTCTCAGTGGCCAGATCTTCTTGTGGGACTGGGCATTGCAGTGCTGTTTCTGCGTTCAGCGTTTCATGTGTTTCAAGACGCCGCCGCAACATATGCGGCGCATAACAAATCGCTCAACAAGATCTCTGGGCCGCGGCGCTCCTATCCGTCCAGTTAA
- a CDS encoding M3 family peptidase, producing MMIFPGCGTSGENVSSPKPGKLSKVEATRTNPFYQESTLYFKYPPFDKIKNAHYAPAFEKGMGEHLEEIEAIADQSEKPTFDNTIVAMEKSGQLLDRVATVFYSLSSAHTNDSLEVVRSEMAPKLSAHSDQILLNSKLFERIRTLYEQQNNLGLDAEAVRLIEETYKDFIRAGANLSADDKERLKAINAELATQQTTFSQNVLKEVNDLAVVVDSREELAGLSEAMIEAAAKEAESRDLTSKYVITLQNTSGQPPLSSLENRALRERIHKTSLSRGSRGGEFDNREVFSKVVQLRAERAQLLGYKNHAAYILENQTAQTTDAVNDRLSDLAPPAVRNANREAADLQKMIDAEGGGFSLASWDWDYYTEKVRQERYEFDESELKPYFELDNVLKNGVFYAATRLYGITFKERTDLPVYQTDVRVFEVFDTDGVTLTLFIFDPYARASKRGGAWMNAYVSQSKLMKTKPVVANHLNIVKPPEGEPTLLTFDEVTTAFHEFGHALHGMFSDVTYPSFSGTSVPRDFVEYPSQVNEMWADWQEILENYAVHHETGEPMPKELLDKVLATQKFNQGFTTTEYLAASLLDQTWHQLTPEQVPDGNGLLAFEADALKTAGVALEAIPPRYRSTYFSHVMGGYSAGYYSYIWSEVLDADTVEWFKENGGLKRENGNHFRETLLSRGGSEKAMVLFKNFRGAEPNIQPLLERRGLN from the coding sequence ATGATGATTTTTCCCGGCTGTGGTACCAGCGGCGAAAACGTTTCTTCGCCTAAACCCGGGAAGTTAAGCAAAGTGGAAGCAACCAGAACAAACCCGTTTTATCAGGAAAGTACGCTTTACTTCAAGTATCCTCCCTTTGACAAGATTAAGAACGCCCACTATGCCCCCGCTTTTGAAAAGGGGATGGGGGAGCATTTGGAGGAAATTGAAGCCATTGCCGATCAAAGTGAGAAACCCACCTTTGATAACACCATTGTGGCAATGGAAAAATCAGGCCAGCTTCTGGATAGGGTTGCCACGGTGTTTTACAGCCTGTCTTCCGCCCACACCAATGATAGCCTAGAGGTGGTCCGTAGCGAAATGGCTCCAAAACTTTCTGCCCACAGCGATCAGATACTGTTGAACAGCAAACTGTTTGAGCGCATCAGGACACTTTATGAACAACAAAACAATCTGGGCCTCGATGCAGAAGCTGTTCGCCTGATTGAAGAGACCTACAAAGATTTCATCCGTGCCGGTGCTAATCTGTCGGCTGATGATAAAGAACGCCTTAAGGCCATCAACGCGGAGCTGGCGACCCAGCAGACCACTTTCAGTCAGAATGTACTGAAAGAAGTGAACGATCTGGCTGTGGTGGTGGATTCCCGTGAAGAGCTTGCAGGTCTTTCCGAGGCCATGATAGAGGCGGCGGCGAAAGAGGCGGAATCCCGCGACTTGACGAGCAAATATGTCATTACCCTTCAGAATACCAGCGGACAGCCGCCGCTTTCTTCTCTCGAGAACCGCGCCCTTCGGGAGCGCATTCACAAGACATCTCTATCCCGGGGCAGCCGCGGCGGTGAATTCGATAATCGCGAAGTATTCTCTAAGGTTGTGCAACTCAGGGCAGAGCGGGCTCAACTGTTGGGTTACAAAAACCATGCCGCCTACATATTGGAGAATCAAACCGCCCAAACCACAGATGCTGTGAATGACCGTTTGTCTGATCTTGCCCCGCCTGCAGTCCGCAATGCCAACCGCGAAGCAGCAGATCTGCAGAAAATGATCGATGCCGAAGGAGGCGGCTTCTCGTTGGCGTCTTGGGATTGGGATTATTACACAGAAAAAGTGAGGCAGGAGCGGTACGAATTCGATGAATCCGAATTAAAGCCTTACTTTGAACTGGACAATGTCCTGAAGAACGGTGTGTTCTACGCCGCCACCCGCCTCTACGGCATCACTTTCAAGGAACGTACCGATTTGCCGGTGTATCAAACTGACGTCCGAGTGTTTGAAGTCTTTGATACGGACGGAGTTACTCTAACCCTGTTTATTTTTGATCCCTACGCCCGCGCCTCTAAGCGAGGCGGCGCCTGGATGAATGCCTACGTTTCTCAGTCAAAACTAATGAAAACCAAACCTGTGGTGGCCAACCATCTCAACATTGTGAAGCCACCGGAGGGGGAACCGACCTTGCTCACTTTTGATGAAGTGACCACCGCTTTCCATGAGTTCGGCCACGCCCTTCACGGCATGTTCTCCGATGTGACTTACCCTTCCTTTTCAGGAACTTCAGTTCCAAGGGATTTTGTGGAATATCCATCCCAGGTGAATGAAATGTGGGCCGACTGGCAGGAGATTTTGGAGAATTATGCCGTTCACCATGAAACTGGTGAACCGATGCCAAAGGAACTTCTGGACAAGGTGCTAGCTACACAGAAATTTAACCAGGGCTTTACCACAACTGAGTACCTGGCGGCCTCCTTGTTGGATCAGACGTGGCATCAGTTGACGCCGGAGCAAGTCCCTGATGGGAATGGACTCCTAGCCTTTGAAGCGGATGCTCTCAAAACCGCTGGTGTGGCCCTGGAAGCCATCCCGCCCCGCTACCGGTCGACCTATTTTTCACACGTCATGGGCGGCTACTCTGCCGGATACTATTCCTATATCTGGAGCGAAGTGCTGGATGCAGATACAGTAGAATGGTTCAAGGAAAACGGCGGCCTTAAGCGTGAAAATGGGAACCACTTCCGAGAAACACTATTATCCCGTGGTGGCAGCGAAAAGGCCATGGTACTCTTTAAAAATTTCCGGGGTGCTGAGCCAAATATCCAGCCTCTCCTTGAGCGACGAGGCCTGAATTAG
- a CDS encoding pyridoxal phosphate-dependent aminotransferase, with protein MSVSRLDHITKIGVEVMGDLADKLSDPEVLRLENLDTDLRPPQSAVDFTKRAVDDDEANSYLPFFGLNPLRKAATALVERQSGQTYNWETECVIGAGGMSSILNVLLATLEPGDEVLLTDPIYVGLINRVRLAGGVPKFVPLIPSPKGWQLDMEALEKIAPEPVEVALLMSPAMPTGCVFTRDEWGALTNFCKLADCWLIDDTAMERILYNDKPAIHPASFSGMRDKVITCGAVTKEYRMIGWRVGWAVGPAEIMADVMRVSISNVVCQTGIAMGSAAVAIEDPDDGIEASVEEWKQRRYVAVEELKDFDVIPPDGGWSFLVDVSPLGMDGPTASKRLLDKGKIAATPMVNWGSENSTKYVRIVFSNEPVERLKGLGKRFKDSLCN; from the coding sequence ATGTCAGTCTCGCGCCTTGATCACATAACCAAGATCGGTGTTGAAGTCATGGGAGACCTGGCTGATAAGCTGTCGGATCCCGAGGTGTTGCGGTTGGAAAATCTGGACACTGACCTGCGTCCTCCTCAATCCGCCGTCGATTTCACAAAGCGCGCCGTAGATGACGATGAAGCGAACAGTTATCTTCCTTTCTTTGGCCTAAACCCACTCCGGAAGGCGGCCACGGCTCTAGTAGAACGTCAGTCGGGTCAAACCTACAACTGGGAAACAGAGTGCGTTATTGGGGCAGGAGGTATGTCTAGTATTCTCAATGTACTGCTCGCAACGCTGGAGCCAGGTGACGAAGTACTCTTGACTGATCCCATCTACGTGGGTCTTATCAATCGTGTCCGACTTGCAGGTGGCGTTCCTAAGTTTGTTCCTCTTATTCCTTCACCAAAGGGGTGGCAATTGGATATGGAAGCACTGGAAAAGATCGCTCCCGAACCGGTGGAAGTAGCCTTGCTCATGAGTCCCGCCATGCCGACGGGATGTGTTTTTACGAGAGATGAATGGGGTGCATTAACCAATTTTTGCAAACTGGCCGACTGCTGGCTCATTGATGACACTGCCATGGAGCGAATCCTTTACAATGACAAGCCGGCTATTCACCCCGCATCCTTTTCCGGCATGCGTGATAAAGTCATCACCTGCGGTGCTGTCACCAAGGAATACCGCATGATCGGTTGGCGTGTGGGCTGGGCAGTTGGCCCCGCCGAGATCATGGCCGATGTTATGCGCGTCAGCATCAGCAATGTGGTCTGCCAGACTGGTATCGCCATGGGTTCGGCGGCGGTAGCCATTGAAGATCCAGATGACGGAATAGAGGCCTCTGTGGAGGAATGGAAGCAGCGCCGATACGTGGCGGTGGAGGAGTTGAAAGATTTTGATGTTATACCACCTGACGGCGGGTGGTCTTTTCTGGTGGATGTTTCACCATTGGGAATGGACGGCCCTACCGCCTCTAAACGGCTACTGGACAAGGGAAAGATCGCTGCCACGCCCATGGTCAACTGGGGAAGCGAAAACAGCACCAAGTATGTCCGGATCGTCTTCTCCAACGAGCCAGTAGAGAGGCTGAAAGGTCTCGGAAAACGGTTTAAGGATTCTTTATGTAATTGA
- a CDS encoding TonB-dependent receptor — protein MHRLVLILLMSVPLAAQTYSVSGLVTDPDGKPVSEVHVTLTPGFFTLYTSQDGSFRFEGLFPGSYTLAFQHIGFLTSRVKDVTVQDSNIIMQPLTLEFDVLDLEDVFVTASRAERDMVEIPESVNLVSSREIRERNSRTSAEALREEVGVFVQKTNHGGGSAIIRGLSSNQILLLVDGIRLNNSIYRLGNHQYLTTVDHQMVERIEVVRGPTSVLYGSDALGGTINLITRKPPVEDIERSLGARSFLRYATADQEKTVRGEVILGSNRYAFRTAFSLKQFGDLRRGANGNDHEISGNELVQSPTGFGGYDIDTKLITNLTDDQTITLAHQFAKQEEVPRYDKYHYSGYHRWLYHPQNRMLTYAVYENEGINAIFDVVRATVSLHLQKEGRNIQKKESSSIQNELDEVATKGFSLSGIRGRGRHQIVAGAELYHDDVASERSYSDPLTGTSTDDDRGRYPDGATYQSIGLYLQDEMKMTDRWMIKLGVRHSQYRAEFDMNSAVPYSQTFSSFTGAVGSVFRLSDYVSANLNLAQAFRAPNLSDMAKLGESKGDVYEVPNTNLQPEKLMNIDMGLKISTESTRTDITVYRSFITDLLVSVDATYAGADTLVNDDQVFNVKTKKNLGEAIIQGAEIAVDYSLASSLSFRGNLTTTYGENTTYNEPVGGIPPLFGLAGVRWSRGRLFLDGYSRFSGRQDRLSADDLDDPRIPAEGTPGWFTVNLRGGLTFGHSLIVQVACENILDRNYREHGSGVNSPGRNWVISLQMTR, from the coding sequence ATGCACCGCCTTGTTTTGATTCTATTGATGTCAGTTCCGTTGGCGGCGCAGACTTACTCCGTTTCCGGTTTGGTCACCGATCCCGATGGCAAACCTGTCTCTGAAGTCCATGTAACACTCACACCGGGATTTTTCACACTCTACACTTCTCAGGATGGTTCGTTTCGTTTTGAAGGCCTCTTCCCCGGCAGCTACACTCTTGCTTTTCAGCACATCGGTTTCCTGACATCAAGAGTGAAAGATGTAACAGTTCAGGACAGCAACATCATTATGCAACCCCTTACTCTAGAATTCGATGTTCTAGATCTTGAAGACGTTTTTGTTACCGCAAGTCGAGCTGAGCGTGACATGGTGGAGATCCCCGAGTCTGTCAATCTTGTTTCCTCCCGAGAGATAAGAGAGCGTAATTCCAGAACCTCCGCGGAGGCGCTCAGAGAAGAGGTGGGCGTTTTCGTTCAAAAAACAAATCACGGCGGTGGATCAGCCATCATCCGGGGGCTCAGCTCAAACCAGATCCTGCTCCTGGTAGACGGCATACGTCTCAATAATTCCATCTACCGTCTGGGCAATCACCAATACCTCACCACTGTTGATCACCAGATGGTGGAAAGGATTGAAGTTGTCCGGGGACCCACGTCTGTCCTCTACGGCAGTGACGCCCTGGGTGGCACCATCAATCTCATTACAAGGAAGCCGCCAGTTGAAGATATTGAAAGGTCATTAGGTGCCAGGTCATTTCTCCGCTACGCCACCGCCGATCAGGAAAAAACAGTTCGGGGAGAGGTAATATTGGGCAGCAACCGCTACGCCTTCAGGACAGCCTTCAGCCTGAAACAGTTCGGTGATCTCCGGCGAGGTGCCAACGGGAATGATCACGAGATTTCCGGCAATGAACTGGTCCAGTCTCCCACCGGCTTCGGCGGCTACGACATTGATACAAAACTGATCACCAATTTGACAGACGATCAGACCATCACACTGGCTCATCAGTTTGCCAAACAGGAAGAGGTCCCTCGATACGACAAATATCACTACAGCGGTTATCACCGCTGGCTCTACCATCCTCAGAATCGAATGCTCACCTATGCTGTGTATGAAAACGAGGGCATTAACGCCATCTTTGATGTGGTCCGAGCCACTGTATCTCTTCATCTTCAAAAGGAAGGTCGGAATATTCAGAAAAAAGAATCCTCCTCAATACAGAATGAGCTGGATGAGGTAGCCACTAAAGGATTTAGTCTCAGCGGTATCCGAGGGAGGGGTCGGCACCAGATTGTCGCCGGCGCCGAGCTTTATCATGATGATGTGGCCAGTGAGCGCTCATATTCTGATCCGCTTACAGGGACCAGCACAGATGATGACAGGGGCCGGTATCCTGATGGTGCCACATACCAGAGCATTGGCCTTTATCTTCAGGATGAAATGAAAATGACGGATCGCTGGATGATAAAGCTAGGTGTTCGGCACAGCCAATACAGAGCGGAATTCGACATGAATTCTGCGGTTCCTTACAGTCAAACATTCTCATCTTTCACAGGAGCGGTGGGATCGGTCTTCAGACTGTCCGATTATGTTTCAGCCAACCTAAATCTTGCTCAGGCGTTCCGGGCGCCAAACCTGAGCGACATGGCAAAGTTGGGAGAGTCAAAAGGCGATGTTTACGAAGTGCCTAATACCAATCTTCAGCCGGAAAAGTTAATGAACATCGATATGGGGCTGAAGATTTCAACAGAGTCCACGAGGACTGATATTACTGTTTACAGGTCATTCATCACTGATCTTCTGGTCAGTGTTGATGCCACCTATGCTGGCGCCGACACCCTTGTCAACGACGATCAGGTATTTAATGTGAAAACCAAGAAGAACTTGGGTGAGGCTATCATACAGGGTGCCGAGATAGCTGTTGATTACTCTTTGGCTAGTTCACTCAGTTTCAGGGGAAATCTCACCACAACATACGGAGAGAACACAACCTACAATGAGCCTGTGGGCGGTATTCCGCCACTATTCGGACTGGCCGGCGTCAGGTGGAGCCGCGGGCGTTTATTCCTTGATGGGTATAGCCGCTTTTCAGGGAGGCAAGACAGGCTTTCAGCAGATGACTTGGATGATCCGCGCATACCGGCAGAGGGGACACCGGGGTGGTTTACTGTGAATCTCCGCGGTGGACTCACCTTCGGTCACTCTCTCATTGTTCAGGTCGCTTGTGAAAATATTCTCGACCGAAACTACCGAGAGCACGGTTCCGGTGTGAACAGTCCGGGAAGAAATTGGGTCATTTCACTTCAGATGACCCGTTAA
- the secD gene encoding protein translocase subunit SecD, producing MFKKNTPRLIIIGVVLLWALYALFPTIKYNTLSENEKASMEEDGTLEDLEKKTLRRGLDLQGGMHIVLEVDIPTLVENLASNKNDLFYEVFNKVKTEDEVSAEDFISRFVTEARSQDLRLNRYYMDFGSDQAAIQSALDEEAMDAINRALEILQNRVDEFGVSEPTIQKQGNRRIIVELAGIQDPERARSLLQSTALLEFALLKDGSVTQNLLARVDRALKGSKDLENLLEIKEEATDEEKTPTETETRVADEQEVSLTELFGSIEKDTTTEDTTEVLVDRNLFEEQPFSSLLRQIGNDLGVPEQNIRAVNKIMEIQDIQDILKGDEGRFSMSKEKETWTLPEGDSEFFYRMYHLEAEAGLTGGVIEEALATLYNGQPIVTLSMNSEGAKTWSRMTGANVGRRLAILLDGNVHMAPVIRTKITDGQTQVEGFANINEAKDIAIVLRAGALPAPVDIIEERTVGPSLGQDSIDQGTRSIIIGLVLVLVFMVFYYKGAGLIASFGLLWNLILVLAILAMLKATLTLPGIAGLILTVGMAIDANVIIFERIREELDKGKTPRSAIDSGYSRAITTIIDANVTTILASLVLMQFGTGPIRGFAVVLFWGIATSMFTAIFTTRTIFNLIAAKQNLKTLSI from the coding sequence ATGTTCAAAAAAAATACACCGAGATTAATCATTATTGGTGTTGTCTTGCTCTGGGCACTCTATGCCCTCTTCCCTACCATCAAATACAACACCCTCTCTGAAAATGAGAAGGCATCTATGGAAGAAGATGGAACATTGGAGGACCTAGAGAAAAAGACACTCCGGCGGGGATTGGACCTTCAGGGCGGAATGCATATTGTCCTTGAAGTCGATATTCCAACGCTTGTAGAAAATCTCGCTTCAAATAAGAACGACCTCTTTTATGAGGTTTTCAACAAGGTCAAGACTGAAGACGAGGTTTCAGCGGAAGATTTCATCAGCCGATTCGTAACTGAAGCCCGAAGTCAGGACTTAAGGCTGAACCGCTACTATATGGATTTCGGCAGCGATCAGGCTGCCATTCAATCCGCTTTGGACGAAGAGGCGATGGATGCCATCAACAGAGCGTTGGAGATCTTGCAAAACAGAGTGGACGAGTTCGGCGTCTCTGAGCCAACTATACAGAAACAGGGCAATCGCAGAATCATCGTGGAGCTGGCCGGCATTCAGGATCCTGAGAGGGCGAGATCGCTCTTGCAAAGTACCGCTCTCCTGGAGTTTGCCCTCCTCAAGGACGGTTCCGTCACGCAAAATCTCCTCGCTAGGGTGGACCGGGCGCTGAAAGGAAGCAAAGATCTGGAAAACCTGCTGGAAATCAAAGAAGAGGCAACCGATGAAGAAAAGACTCCGACTGAGACAGAAACACGGGTGGCCGATGAACAGGAAGTTTCCCTCACAGAACTTTTTGGGAGTATAGAAAAAGATACGACAACAGAAGACACCACTGAAGTTCTGGTGGACAGAAACCTGTTTGAGGAGCAGCCTTTTTCTTCCTTGTTAAGGCAGATTGGAAACGATCTTGGTGTCCCTGAGCAAAATATACGCGCCGTGAACAAAATTATGGAAATACAGGACATTCAAGATATTCTCAAGGGTGATGAGGGGCGTTTCTCCATGAGTAAGGAGAAAGAAACATGGACTCTACCTGAGGGCGATAGTGAATTCTTCTACCGCATGTATCACCTTGAGGCCGAAGCTGGCCTCACTGGAGGTGTAATCGAGGAGGCACTAGCCACACTTTACAACGGTCAGCCAATCGTCACCCTCAGCATGAATTCGGAAGGAGCTAAAACATGGTCCCGGATGACCGGGGCAAACGTAGGCAGACGCCTGGCCATCCTCCTGGATGGAAACGTCCACATGGCGCCTGTAATTCGGACAAAGATCACAGATGGGCAGACACAGGTTGAGGGCTTTGCCAATATAAATGAGGCGAAAGATATTGCCATTGTTCTGAGAGCCGGAGCACTGCCGGCACCTGTTGATATTATTGAAGAGCGCACCGTTGGACCGTCTCTGGGCCAGGATTCTATCGATCAGGGTACCCGTTCCATTATCATCGGACTTGTTCTCGTCCTGGTATTTATGGTCTTCTATTATAAAGGGGCTGGGCTCATCGCCTCTTTTGGACTGCTGTGGAATCTCATTCTGGTCCTGGCCATCCTTGCCATGCTGAAAGCTACATTGACGCTCCCCGGTATCGCAGGTCTCATTCTCACAGTGGGAATGGCTATAGACGCCAACGTCATCATTTTTGAAAGAATTAGGGAAGAACTGGATAAAGGCAAAACACCGCGTTCGGCCATTGACAGCGGTTACTCCCGCGCTATCACCACCATTATTGACGCCAATGTGACAACGATTCTGGCATCTCTTGTTCTTATGCAGTTCGGTACTGGTCCCATCCGCGGTTTCGCGGTGGTCCTTTTCTGGGGAATTGCCACCAGTATGTTTACCGCCATTTTTACTACGCGGACCATCTTTAACCTGATTGCCGCTAAGCAGAACCTCAAGACATTAAGTATATGA
- the secF gene encoding protein translocase subunit SecF, which produces MRFLKETNIDFLSMRRFGFVISGSFILAGLLSLLLQGGPLLSIDFTGGTLVQIQFEEAPNIAKVRSALETLDVGIGEVQTFGTPNEILIRLQLRQNAENLTTELRAALEAQFPGQSLDFRRVETVGPKIGSELKGKAFFAVFTAIIGILIYVSIRFELRFAIGAIAALVHDVLITLGIFSILNYEISLSIIAAFLTIVGYSLNDTIVVFDRVRENLKRHKNIDNKTIFNKSINESLSRTIITSLTTFTVVFILYVAGGEVIHYFAFAMIIGVIVGTYSSIYVASPVVILWQQWFTPQSK; this is translated from the coding sequence ATGAGATTTCTCAAAGAAACAAACATCGATTTCCTCAGCATGCGCCGTTTCGGCTTTGTTATTTCAGGTTCATTTATTTTAGCGGGACTTTTGTCCCTTTTACTCCAGGGTGGACCGTTGCTAAGTATCGATTTTACGGGCGGCACACTTGTACAAATCCAGTTCGAGGAGGCACCCAACATTGCAAAGGTGCGTTCAGCCCTCGAAACTCTGGACGTAGGCATCGGCGAAGTGCAGACTTTTGGCACACCTAATGAGATACTGATCCGGCTTCAGTTGAGGCAAAATGCTGAAAACCTTACAACAGAATTGAGGGCAGCACTGGAAGCTCAGTTTCCGGGGCAGAGCCTCGATTTCCGCCGTGTTGAAACAGTGGGACCAAAGATTGGTTCTGAACTTAAAGGAAAGGCCTTCTTCGCCGTATTCACCGCAATCATCGGTATCCTGATCTACGTTTCCATCAGGTTTGAATTGAGATTTGCCATTGGTGCAATTGCAGCGCTGGTCCATGACGTTCTCATAACGCTGGGCATTTTTTCTATACTGAATTATGAGATATCGTTGTCCATTATCGCCGCCTTTCTGACTATTGTCGGTTACTCGCTGAATGATACAATTGTTGTTTTCGACAGGGTCCGTGAGAATCTGAAGCGGCATAAAAACATCGATAATAAAACCATTTTCAATAAAAGCATCAACGAATCTCTATCAAGAACTATTATTACCTCCTTGACCACCTTTACAGTCGTATTTATCCTTTATGTTGCCGGCGGAGAAGTGATTCATTACTTCGCTTTCGCAATGATCATTGGGGTAATTGTCGGAACTTACTCCTCCATCTATGTGGCAAGCCCGGTGGTCATTCTCTGGCAGCAGTGGTTTACTCCACAGTCAAAGTAA
- a CDS encoding DMT family transporter — MTPKVFILYALLCLIWGTTWMALKISLNYIPPIFGLGLRFTISSLILWPFLLRKKPKINRSSIAIRVYLSFSLSSFVAAYSLTYWGAQFIYSSLASIIWALLPIFVSILAHFMLPSEPLTLRRFGGGLLGLAGVAAILTSNGGEKEVQMAGVLAIFLAVALASVPNVYLKKHHKTVNPLHVNVIAQSIAAIVLIPLSFLLEEPMTTVWNSTSIITLVYLAIFGTVITWTIYFWLYNHISVNQISTLGLIPPVFASILGWIFLGENYGYELFTGGILVFLGVYLIHSRQVHGREGI, encoded by the coding sequence ATGACACCTAAAGTCTTTATCCTCTACGCACTCTTGTGCCTGATCTGGGGAACAACCTGGATGGCCCTCAAAATCAGCCTCAACTATATCCCGCCTATTTTCGGACTGGGGCTGAGATTCACTATTTCATCGCTCATCCTCTGGCCATTCCTGCTAAGAAAAAAACCAAAGATTAACCGTTCTTCCATCGCCATCAGGGTCTACCTCAGCTTCAGCCTCTCCAGTTTTGTGGCGGCCTATTCACTCACCTACTGGGGAGCCCAGTTCATCTATTCCAGCCTCGCTTCAATCATCTGGGCACTGCTGCCCATATTCGTATCTATCCTTGCCCACTTTATGCTCCCGTCCGAACCGCTGACACTGAGGCGCTTCGGCGGTGGTTTGCTAGGACTTGCAGGTGTGGCAGCCATACTGACTTCCAACGGTGGAGAGAAAGAGGTTCAGATGGCGGGCGTTCTGGCAATATTTCTGGCCGTTGCCCTGGCTTCGGTACCAAACGTCTATCTAAAAAAACATCATAAGACTGTGAATCCCCTTCACGTAAATGTGATTGCACAGTCCATCGCAGCTATAGTCCTCATACCCTTATCCTTCCTTCTCGAAGAACCGATGACAACCGTTTGGAACAGCACAAGCATTATAACCCTTGTCTATCTTGCCATCTTCGGGACAGTCATAACGTGGACTATTTACTTCTGGCTCTATAACCATATCTCCGTGAATCAGATATCAACACTTGGACTGATACCGCCTGTGTTTGCTTCAATCCTTGGATGGATTTTCCTCGGTGAAAACTATGGTTATGAACTTTTCACCGGCGGTATTCTGGTCTTTCTGGGCGTTTACCTAATCCATTCCCGCCAAGTCCACGGCCGGGAAGGTATATAA
- a CDS encoding (2Fe-2S)-binding protein, whose translation MAIYTLTVNGNKHRVNVEDDMPLLWVLRDEIGLTGTKFGCGRGLCGTCTIHLDGEPTRSCMTSVEYADGSEITTIEGLSKDVSHPLQQAWIDEEVPQCGYCQSGQIMTAAALLEQNSDPSDDDIDVAMKMNLCRCGTYQRIRKAIHRAAKEI comes from the coding sequence ATGGCAATATATACACTCACCGTCAACGGCAATAAACATCGCGTCAATGTAGAAGACGATATGCCTCTCTTATGGGTTCTACGTGATGAGATAGGACTCACCGGTACAAAGTTTGGCTGTGGTAGAGGACTCTGCGGGACTTGCACTATTCATTTGGACGGAGAACCAACCCGGTCCTGCATGACCTCAGTGGAATACGCCGACGGTTCTGAAATTACTACCATTGAAGGCCTCTCGAAGGATGTCTCTCATCCCCTACAGCAGGCTTGGATTGATGAGGAAGTTCCGCAATGCGGTTACTGTCAATCCGGTCAGATCATGACTGCCGCGGCTTTGCTAGAGCAAAATTCCGATCCCTCCGATGATGATATTGATGTGGCCATGAAAATGAATTTGTGCCGCTGTGGAACTTATCAACGTATTCGCAAGGCAATACATAGGGCAGCGAAGGAAATTTGA